Proteins from a single region of Pseudarthrobacter sp. NIBRBAC000502772:
- a CDS encoding PDZ domain-containing protein: MTTTRGDHPHEDHAPELDAGTTAGAAAPGTDVAGPPPTGQNAPHSSPPGDRRVSVMMLSGVLALGLGIAAVTVPVPYVVESPGPTFNTLGQSHGSPVISVTGHETYPAKGNLDLTTVYVDGGPNGPVSVLGAFTAWLDGSKSVHPVEMLYPSGTTKEEADEQSSVAMTSSQENAVASALKELNIPFGQQLQAAGLPDGSPSAGKVENGDIFESINGKPITSLAVVQEELAAGQGAPATLVVQRAGESVTQTITPMNNGAGRYILGVMLKYLFTFPFDVKISLDKVGGPSAGLMFSLGIIDTVTPGDLTGGKHVAGTGTITPDGAVGPIGGIRQKMLGARAGGATIFLAPAENCNEVVGHMPDGLQVLKVENIADARHAVELAGSGQDTGALPVCANN; this comes from the coding sequence GTGACTACAACCCGCGGCGATCATCCGCATGAGGACCACGCTCCAGAGCTCGACGCCGGCACCACAGCGGGTGCCGCAGCGCCCGGAACGGATGTAGCCGGCCCCCCGCCAACAGGGCAGAATGCTCCCCACAGCTCCCCGCCCGGGGACCGGCGGGTGTCCGTGATGATGCTTTCCGGCGTCCTGGCGCTGGGACTGGGGATCGCGGCCGTCACCGTACCGGTGCCTTATGTTGTGGAATCGCCCGGACCAACCTTCAACACCCTCGGGCAGAGCCATGGCAGCCCTGTCATCAGCGTGACAGGCCACGAAACCTATCCCGCCAAGGGAAATCTGGACCTGACCACAGTTTATGTCGACGGCGGCCCCAACGGCCCGGTGAGCGTCCTGGGTGCCTTCACCGCCTGGCTGGACGGCTCCAAGTCCGTTCATCCGGTGGAGATGCTTTACCCCAGCGGCACCACAAAGGAGGAGGCTGACGAGCAGAGCTCCGTGGCCATGACGTCGTCGCAGGAGAATGCGGTGGCGTCAGCACTCAAGGAGCTCAACATTCCCTTCGGCCAGCAGCTCCAAGCCGCGGGGCTCCCCGACGGTTCGCCGTCCGCCGGAAAGGTTGAAAACGGCGACATCTTCGAATCGATCAACGGCAAACCCATCACATCGCTCGCCGTGGTTCAGGAGGAACTGGCCGCCGGCCAGGGAGCGCCGGCCACCCTGGTGGTGCAGCGCGCAGGAGAATCCGTCACACAGACCATCACCCCCATGAACAACGGTGCGGGCCGCTACATTCTCGGAGTCATGCTCAAGTACCTGTTCACGTTTCCGTTCGACGTGAAGATTTCACTGGACAAGGTTGGCGGACCCAGTGCCGGGCTGATGTTTTCGCTGGGCATTATCGACACGGTGACACCGGGGGACTTGACCGGCGGCAAACATGTCGCCGGAACGGGGACCATCACCCCCGACGGCGCCGTTGGCCCCATCGGGGGCATCCGGCAGAAGATGCTGGGCGCGCGTGCCGGGGGAGCCACCATATTCCTCGCCCCGGCAGAAAACTGCAACGAAGTTGTGGGCCATATGCCGGACGGACTGCAGGTGCTCAAAGTGGAGAACATCGCAGACGCGCGTCACGCCGTCGAACTCGCCGGATCCGGGCAGGACACGGGCGCTTTGCCGGTCTGCGCCAACAACTAG
- a CDS encoding zinc-dependent metalloprotease, translated as MTSNPLNPSNGDDTPKDPLTEMLQNLMGGKGMENFDPAELAKAAGLPDDPNLLAQMFSQVQAMMSAPSEGPVNWQLAHENARRVAASSADPSVTSLQTREVDEALRLAELWLDPVTDLPATGLIGRAWSRAEWVEATLGTWKRLTEPVANSIANALSSAMTEQMPEEMKSMMGGASSMLQNMGGAIFGMQLGQAIGALSAEVVSSTDIGVPLADLEMALLPANVSKFGEGLGLPENDIRLFLAVREAAHARLFVQVPWLRGHLLGAIEAYARGIHIDTSRIEELARDLDPSNPEGIQEALSQGVFMPQRTPAQEQALEKLETALALVEGWVDELTASATEKLLPSAGALRETVRRRRATGGPAEHAFSSLVGLELRPRRLREAATLWATLKDERGIAGRDAIWQHPDLLPTAEDLDDPQGFSGRRQLAEASDSEVDDALQRLLSGGFDNAPQDDSEGGEDGDQPTGDGEQPKG; from the coding sequence ATGACCTCCAACCCACTCAATCCGTCCAACGGCGACGATACGCCGAAGGATCCGTTGACCGAGATGCTGCAGAACCTGATGGGCGGCAAGGGCATGGAGAACTTCGACCCCGCCGAACTCGCAAAGGCAGCCGGCCTGCCGGACGACCCCAATCTCCTGGCCCAGATGTTCTCCCAGGTCCAGGCCATGATGAGCGCCCCTTCCGAAGGGCCCGTCAACTGGCAGCTCGCGCACGAGAACGCCCGCCGGGTTGCCGCCAGCAGCGCCGACCCGTCCGTCACGTCCCTGCAGACCCGGGAAGTCGACGAGGCCCTGCGGCTGGCCGAACTGTGGCTTGATCCCGTGACCGACCTTCCTGCCACCGGCCTGATCGGCCGTGCGTGGTCGCGTGCCGAGTGGGTGGAAGCCACCCTTGGAACATGGAAGCGGCTGACCGAGCCCGTAGCCAACAGCATCGCCAACGCGCTCTCCAGCGCCATGACCGAACAGATGCCCGAAGAGATGAAGTCCATGATGGGCGGGGCCTCTTCCATGCTGCAGAACATGGGCGGCGCGATCTTTGGGATGCAGCTGGGGCAGGCGATCGGTGCCCTGTCCGCCGAGGTTGTCAGCTCCACGGACATCGGTGTTCCCCTGGCTGACCTGGAAATGGCGCTCCTGCCGGCCAACGTGTCCAAGTTCGGCGAGGGCCTGGGCCTGCCGGAGAACGACATCCGGCTGTTCCTGGCCGTCCGCGAGGCAGCCCATGCGCGGTTGTTTGTCCAGGTACCCTGGCTGCGCGGCCACCTGCTCGGCGCCATCGAGGCCTACGCCCGCGGCATCCATATCGACACTTCCAGGATTGAAGAGCTGGCCCGCGACCTGGACCCCAGCAACCCTGAAGGCATCCAGGAAGCGCTGTCCCAGGGTGTCTTTATGCCGCAGCGGACCCCTGCCCAGGAGCAGGCGCTTGAAAAACTTGAGACGGCCCTGGCCCTCGTTGAAGGCTGGGTGGACGAGCTCACCGCTTCGGCCACAGAGAAACTGCTGCCCTCCGCCGGTGCGCTCCGGGAAACAGTCCGGCGACGCCGTGCCACCGGCGGTCCGGCGGAACACGCTTTCTCTTCCCTGGTGGGACTCGAACTGCGCCCCCGCCGCCTGCGCGAGGCGGCCACGCTGTGGGCCACGCTGAAGGACGAACGGGGCATTGCCGGACGCGATGCCATCTGGCAGCACCCGGACCTCCTCCCCACCGCCGAGGACCTCGATGACCCGCAGGGGTTCAGTGGCCGCCGCCAGCTGGCCGAGGCCAGCGACAGCGAAGTGGACGACGCCCTGCAGAGGCTGCTCAGCGGCGGCTTCGACAACGCGCCGCAGGATGATTCCGAAGGCGGTGAAGACGGCGACCAGCCCACCGGCGACGGTGAGCAGCCCAAGGGCTAG
- a CDS encoding dihydrofolate reductase family protein — translation MGLIHIDLFTTLDGVAQAPGGPDEDADGGFAFGGWQAPLLDEVVGEQVDSGMVGMDALLLGRRTYDIFAAYWPHADGGIARLFNRLPKYVASRQSPALEWADSTLLGPDVVAAVRELRDRHANIHVIGSLDFVQTLFAERLFDRLTLWVYPILLGGGKKVFAGGVVPTNLRLIEPVVASPKGAVLQRYALADGTPGVGDMSASDQES, via the coding sequence ATGGGACTCATCCATATCGACCTGTTCACCACCCTCGACGGCGTCGCGCAGGCGCCCGGCGGGCCGGACGAGGATGCTGACGGCGGCTTCGCGTTTGGCGGCTGGCAGGCGCCCCTCCTAGATGAAGTCGTCGGCGAGCAAGTCGACTCCGGGATGGTGGGGATGGACGCGCTGCTGCTTGGGCGACGGACCTACGACATCTTCGCCGCGTACTGGCCGCACGCGGACGGGGGAATTGCGCGGCTGTTCAACCGCCTCCCGAAATACGTGGCCTCGCGCCAGTCGCCGGCCCTCGAGTGGGCCGACTCAACACTGCTGGGTCCTGATGTCGTCGCTGCCGTGCGCGAACTGCGCGACCGGCACGCGAACATCCACGTCATTGGCAGTCTCGACTTCGTGCAGACCCTGTTCGCCGAGCGGCTCTTTGACCGGCTCACGCTCTGGGTGTATCCGATCCTCCTCGGCGGTGGAAAGAAGGTTTTCGCCGGCGGGGTGGTTCCGACGAACCTCAGACTCATCGAGCCGGTCGTCGCCTCACCGAAGGGAGCAGTGCTGCAGCGCTACGCGCTCGCCGATGGCACCCCTGGGGTCGGCGATATGTCTGCCAGCGACCAGGAAAGTTAG
- a CDS encoding M48 family metallopeptidase, whose translation MTRRPAGQDTLPVTTADGSPVEVRRSARRTRTVAAFWENGTAVVAIPARFTAAQESEWVHRMLEKLHRQGERRSRKGSKQPATDTALAVHAAALSDRYFGGRAVPTSVRWVSNQNSRWGSATPSEGSIRLSDKLRPMPPWVIDYVLLHELAHLLVAGHNAAFWKLLEAYPETMRAKAFLEGVSFATSRGLTAGSNDSDPGDAD comes from the coding sequence GTGACCCGCCGGCCGGCAGGACAGGACACCCTCCCCGTCACCACAGCGGACGGATCACCGGTTGAGGTGCGGCGGTCGGCCCGCCGGACCAGGACCGTGGCTGCCTTCTGGGAGAACGGGACGGCAGTGGTGGCCATTCCGGCCCGGTTCACCGCTGCGCAGGAGTCTGAATGGGTGCACCGCATGCTGGAGAAGCTGCACCGCCAGGGGGAGCGGCGCTCCCGCAAAGGAAGCAAACAGCCCGCCACTGATACTGCCCTGGCCGTCCACGCCGCAGCCCTTTCGGACCGGTACTTCGGCGGCAGGGCAGTCCCGACGTCGGTCCGCTGGGTCAGCAACCAGAACTCGCGCTGGGGCTCCGCAACACCGTCGGAAGGATCCATCCGGCTCTCCGACAAGCTCCGGCCCATGCCGCCGTGGGTCATCGACTATGTCCTGCTGCATGAGCTCGCGCACCTGCTGGTGGCCGGGCACAATGCCGCGTTCTGGAAGCTGTTGGAGGCTTACCCCGAGACGATGCGGGCCAAGGCGTTCCTGGAAGGCGTCTCGTTCGCCACCTCCCGGGGCCTGACCGCGGGCAGCAATGATTCAGACCCGGGTGACGCCGACTAG
- a CDS encoding ATP-dependent DNA helicase UvrD2, whose amino-acid sequence MTTENFDSAESLEERILGGLDAEQREVASTLNGPLCVLAGAGTGKTRAITHRIAYGVHSGVYSPQRLLAVTFTARAAAEMRSRLRDLGVGNVQARTFHAAALRQLQFFWPQAVGGTLPNLLDHKAQMIAEASRRLRLSTDRASIRDLASEIEWAKVSMLTPANYLENAQGRGTPGGFDLTAVARVFQSYEDVKTDRNVIDFEDVLLITVGILQEDQKVAATVREQYRHFVVDEYQDVSPLQQRLLELWLGGRDELCVVGDASQTIYSFTGASPKHLLGFKTQYPEANVVKLIRDYRSTPQVVKLANDLLAARRGGGPVADAAWAAPLQLVAQRPAGPVPQFTECSDDEAEAATVAIKIQELLDAGTPASQVAVLFRTNGQSQAYEQALAAAGISYQLRGGERFFARKEVRDAILQLRAATRAVAETATPEPLGQLVRDIVASLGYTDAPPHNGGALRERWESLAALVALADELVHVRGEQFSLSDFVNELQERSLAQHAPTVQGVTLASLHAAKGLEWDAVFLVGLCEGLMPISFADTPESVDEERRLLYVGITRAREHLSLSWSTARTPGGRANRKPSRFLDGLRPNSVASSSARGKGPAPRRKSTAPATCRVCGSMLASGAERKVGRCNGCPPSYEEQTFDALRQWRKEIALAAEVPAFVVFTDATLTAIAEAKPSTLEELAALAGVGPSKLERYGEDVLRVLVESTTL is encoded by the coding sequence GTGACCACAGAGAATTTTGACAGTGCAGAGTCCCTTGAGGAACGAATCCTTGGGGGACTTGACGCTGAACAGCGCGAGGTCGCCAGCACGCTGAACGGGCCGCTGTGCGTCCTTGCCGGTGCCGGCACCGGCAAGACCAGGGCCATTACGCACCGGATTGCCTATGGCGTGCACTCAGGGGTGTACAGCCCCCAGCGGCTCCTCGCCGTGACGTTCACGGCCCGGGCCGCCGCGGAAATGCGCAGCAGGCTGCGGGATCTCGGCGTGGGCAATGTCCAGGCGCGCACCTTCCACGCCGCCGCCTTGCGGCAGCTGCAGTTTTTCTGGCCGCAGGCGGTCGGCGGCACGCTGCCCAACCTGCTGGACCACAAGGCCCAGATGATCGCCGAAGCGTCCCGCCGCCTGCGGCTCAGCACTGACCGCGCGTCCATCCGGGACCTCGCCTCCGAAATTGAGTGGGCCAAGGTCTCCATGCTGACCCCGGCCAACTACCTGGAGAACGCACAGGGCAGGGGAACGCCCGGCGGGTTCGACCTCACCGCCGTCGCCCGGGTCTTCCAGTCCTACGAGGATGTCAAGACGGACCGCAACGTCATTGATTTTGAGGACGTACTCCTGATCACGGTGGGGATCCTGCAGGAAGACCAGAAAGTCGCGGCCACCGTTCGTGAGCAGTACCGGCATTTTGTGGTGGACGAGTACCAGGACGTTTCGCCGCTGCAGCAGCGCCTCCTGGAGCTGTGGCTGGGCGGGCGGGACGAGCTGTGCGTTGTGGGCGATGCGAGCCAGACGATCTACTCGTTTACCGGCGCTTCGCCCAAACACCTGCTGGGATTCAAGACCCAGTACCCTGAGGCCAATGTGGTGAAACTGATCCGGGATTACCGTTCCACGCCGCAGGTGGTCAAGCTGGCCAACGATCTCCTGGCCGCACGGCGTGGCGGCGGACCGGTGGCCGATGCTGCCTGGGCGGCTCCGCTGCAGCTGGTGGCGCAGCGGCCGGCGGGGCCTGTCCCACAGTTCACCGAATGCTCCGACGATGAAGCCGAAGCCGCCACTGTCGCCATCAAGATCCAGGAGCTGCTCGACGCCGGCACTCCCGCCAGCCAGGTGGCTGTCCTTTTCCGCACCAACGGGCAGTCCCAGGCCTACGAACAGGCGCTCGCGGCGGCCGGCATCAGTTACCAGCTGCGCGGTGGTGAGCGGTTCTTTGCCCGCAAGGAAGTGCGCGACGCCATCCTTCAGCTGCGCGCGGCAACCAGGGCCGTCGCTGAAACGGCGACGCCGGAACCGCTCGGCCAGTTGGTCCGCGATATCGTGGCCTCGCTCGGCTACACGGACGCCCCGCCCCACAACGGCGGCGCGCTGCGCGAACGCTGGGAGTCCCTGGCAGCGCTGGTGGCGCTCGCGGACGAGCTGGTCCACGTCCGCGGCGAGCAGTTCAGTCTCAGTGACTTTGTTAATGAACTCCAGGAACGGTCGCTGGCGCAGCACGCTCCCACTGTCCAGGGCGTGACGCTTGCATCGCTGCACGCCGCGAAGGGCCTCGAATGGGACGCCGTGTTCCTGGTGGGCCTCTGCGAAGGCCTGATGCCCATCTCCTTCGCGGACACACCCGAATCCGTGGATGAGGAGCGCCGCCTGCTCTACGTGGGCATCACCCGCGCCCGCGAGCACCTGTCCCTGTCCTGGTCCACGGCACGGACACCGGGCGGCCGGGCCAACCGCAAACCCTCACGCTTCCTCGACGGGCTCCGGCCCAACTCGGTGGCCAGTTCCAGCGCCCGCGGTAAAGGGCCGGCGCCGCGCCGGAAATCGACGGCCCCCGCCACCTGCAGGGTCTGCGGGAGCATGCTGGCCAGCGGCGCCGAACGCAAGGTGGGCCGCTGCAACGGCTGTCCTCCCAGCTACGAAGAACAGACCTTCGATGCCCTTCGGCAATGGCGGAAGGAAATTGCACTGGCCGCCGAAGTGCCGGCATTTGTCGTCTTCACGGATGCCACGCTGACGGCCATCGCAGAGGCCAAACCGTCCACGCTGGAGGAACTGGCGGCACTGGCCGGCGTCGGTCCGTCCAAACTGGAACGCTACGGCGAAGACGTGCTGCGGGTGCTCGTCGAAAGCACCACCCTGTGA
- the nudC gene encoding NAD(+) diphosphatase: protein MSHAESAIPAYQPQAAQLPANHLFDTVLPVLPAAVDRGSADRVRPGMVEELVDSEHTRAVVLAGRQALVRGNQLLLPAAAQLLADLRDRGSAPEQVIYLGAALDSSDLAAGTEVVLVVLPEPAEPGTAGIPAGAQWSGFRDIAAVLNPTDTALFVEASAIANWHAGHTHCPRCGARTAVEAGGWVRRCPQDSSEHYPRTDPAIIVTVVGPDGRLLLGGGGPVDAKNYSTLAGFVEPGESLEQAVVREIHEEVGVRVTGCQYLGSQSWPFPASLMLGFTAITEDAVAKPDGVEVTRARWFSREELQDAVLTGEITISSRLSIARSLIEHWYGGRIMDRTDT from the coding sequence ATGAGTCATGCGGAGTCCGCTATACCGGCCTACCAGCCGCAGGCAGCCCAGCTGCCGGCCAACCACCTGTTCGATACCGTACTGCCGGTTCTCCCGGCCGCCGTGGACCGCGGCTCCGCAGACCGTGTCCGGCCAGGCATGGTTGAGGAATTGGTGGACAGCGAACACACCCGGGCGGTGGTCCTTGCCGGGCGGCAGGCCCTGGTGCGGGGCAACCAGCTTCTACTGCCCGCAGCGGCCCAGTTGCTGGCTGACCTGCGGGACCGTGGCTCAGCCCCGGAACAGGTCATCTATCTTGGCGCCGCGCTGGACAGCTCGGATCTTGCCGCCGGCACCGAAGTGGTCCTTGTTGTCCTTCCTGAACCTGCCGAGCCCGGCACTGCCGGAATCCCGGCCGGCGCGCAGTGGTCCGGCTTCCGCGACATCGCCGCCGTCCTGAACCCCACTGATACGGCGTTGTTCGTTGAAGCCAGCGCCATCGCCAACTGGCACGCCGGCCATACGCATTGCCCCCGGTGCGGGGCCCGCACTGCCGTGGAGGCCGGCGGCTGGGTCCGCCGCTGCCCCCAGGACAGCTCGGAACACTACCCCCGGACGGATCCGGCCATCATCGTCACGGTGGTGGGGCCGGACGGACGGCTGCTGCTCGGTGGCGGCGGGCCGGTTGACGCGAAGAATTACTCCACGCTGGCCGGATTCGTTGAACCAGGCGAATCCCTGGAACAAGCTGTCGTCAGGGAAATCCACGAGGAAGTGGGCGTCCGGGTCACGGGCTGCCAGTACTTGGGCTCGCAGTCATGGCCGTTCCCGGCCTCCCTTATGCTTGGATTTACCGCCATCACCGAAGACGCTGTGGCAAAGCCCGACGGCGTGGAGGTAACCCGTGCGCGCTGGTTCAGCCGGGAGGAACTCCAGGACGCCGTGCTCACCGGCGAAATCACCATCTCCAGCCGGCTGTCCATTGCACGCTCGCTGATTGAGCACTGGTATGGCGGCCGGATCATGGACCGCACGGACACCTGA
- a CDS encoding macrolide 2'-phosphotransferase yields MRRKPIELAAVATAAVPGLTPTAVSSAADDPADFDSALLLDSEDKQWRVRSPRHAEASARLETEFLVLRAFVPAIRAELPFLMPTVAGSVRLGNLSTFVYSHLAGSTQSVEELTAGPAALAREIGTALAAIHDLPHSLVSNADLPSYTPNEFRQRRLNELDQAATTGKIPASLLLRWEHALEDVSLWRFNPCVVHGDLHEDNLLVESSRVTAVTGWTDLRIGDPADDFAWLVASNEQDFVDAVLASYTGSRRDSPDQHLLRRAALSAEFALAQYLVKGIAAGDAGMVAEAEGMLETLAADVEEHGGQAISVEPLPAPAAPADDAAQSPAAQSHAVGVAAAPAVTVVPVPVPSVEPVPVVPAVEVSPIPAEHLPADEAPADDDSADESPADKPSVRPSAEDTSTAAISILDIRKH; encoded by the coding sequence GTGAGAAGAAAACCGATCGAACTGGCAGCCGTAGCAACCGCGGCAGTCCCCGGGCTGACCCCAACCGCCGTTAGCTCCGCTGCGGACGATCCCGCGGATTTTGACTCCGCGCTGCTGCTGGATTCCGAAGACAAACAGTGGCGGGTCAGGTCCCCGCGGCATGCGGAAGCAAGCGCCAGGCTCGAGACGGAGTTCCTCGTCCTCCGGGCATTCGTACCGGCCATCCGCGCCGAGCTGCCCTTCCTGATGCCCACTGTGGCCGGCAGCGTCCGGCTTGGTAACCTCAGCACCTTTGTGTACTCCCACCTGGCCGGGAGCACGCAGAGTGTGGAAGAACTCACCGCAGGTCCGGCCGCGCTCGCCCGGGAAATCGGGACGGCGCTGGCGGCCATCCATGATCTTCCGCACTCCCTGGTCAGCAATGCCGACCTGCCCAGCTACACGCCCAACGAATTCCGCCAGCGCCGGCTCAACGAGCTCGACCAGGCGGCCACAACCGGAAAAATCCCGGCGTCGCTGTTGCTCCGCTGGGAACATGCCCTTGAAGACGTCTCACTGTGGCGGTTCAACCCTTGCGTTGTCCACGGGGACCTCCATGAGGACAACCTGCTCGTGGAAAGCAGCCGCGTCACGGCCGTTACGGGCTGGACGGACCTGCGGATCGGGGATCCCGCCGACGACTTCGCCTGGCTGGTTGCCTCGAACGAACAGGATTTCGTGGACGCGGTTCTTGCCAGCTACACCGGCAGCCGCCGCGACTCCCCGGACCAGCACCTGCTCCGGCGAGCTGCCCTGTCTGCCGAGTTCGCGTTGGCGCAATACCTGGTCAAGGGCATCGCTGCCGGCGACGCGGGTATGGTTGCCGAAGCCGAAGGCATGCTGGAAACCCTCGCGGCCGACGTCGAAGAGCACGGCGGCCAGGCCATCAGCGTCGAGCCGCTGCCAGCCCCGGCTGCCCCGGCCGACGACGCCGCCCAGTCCCCGGCAGCCCAGTCCCACGCGGTGGGTGTGGCCGCTGCTCCGGCGGTGACCGTCGTCCCCGTGCCCGTCCCGTCGGTGGAGCCTGTTCCGGTGGTGCCCGCAGTGGAAGTCAGCCCTATCCCGGCTGAGCACCTCCCGGCCGACGAAGCACCGGCGGACGACGACTCTGCAGACGAGTCACCGGCGGACAAGCCGTCAGTGCGCCCGTCCGCCGAGGACACGTCCACCGCGGCCATCAGCATCCTCGACATCAGGAAGCACTGA